The genomic interval ttattgaataggccattatgcctgattgaattcgatacttgacaacttgtgacgagagttggtgaaacacttaagagtttgacattaaatattcgaatctgagttggcaaTCCTGAaatatacaatgccccgaaggTTTACAACACCAGTTGGTcatagttggtcataagaacctacgctagtctctcctactattaacagtacactcaattcaggtgcaattatgtttcaccacgaggagcatgctataagttcatgttcttcgggccctcccttaaaaatacttcaggttcttggcgactacgttgcgttagatagtgtaaaaccgcctacaccccctttcatttcTATGCATGATGGTTACAAATTGTACTGGGGAACATTCATATTCAAGGTTAAAACTAATCAATAATCTCCGGAACAGAATGGGGCAACGGCGACTTAATAGGCTCTCTCTCTCATGTGCATAGAAAGCGACATCGTCAAAAAGATTgactttcagccaatcatacTACAGTTTAAGATCAAGAAATGCCGCAAGTTCCGTTAGTTTCcccagttgaaagactcaacacaagggtgttacaaatggtgagtccagtattgttagggaagggatggagggcaactggaagattactcttctatcatgtatttcagcttttagatatatcacgtatgttattcagataaagttttatgcttaatgcgcgacatagggaggggtggtaaatgcaggcatgtctatgcttgagcgattgtcaaggatgtcaattttcaCGCAACTTTTCTCGAACTCACTTGCttgaggggccccgctccattgccgggcccagggcccggtagtctcttaagacggccctggtaTGTAGGGCCAGGGGATGTTCAGGTACTGTATGTACCTGAGTTTTGGAACTTTTGGATAAACAGTAAAATGGTGAACGTTAACTTCATTTCTGGGTTTTATTGAAGACATATATCCACTCTTGACAAAATTTGCTTAAAACCTCAAGCACATTTGAGATATCAAACCCTGCCTGTGTACAGCtcattaattaatgtaaaatgCCAAAGTTCATGTAATAAAGGTTAGAGTTCAAATATGTGCCAAAATCATTTCCCAAACTGCTCAGTTAAGGTAATCGATGAACTTTGTGGGTTTTGCCTGTGAATAGGATATAGTGCCGACTGTTACTTGTGCAGTGCCAGAGGTccaaggaaaagaaaaattaatgtACAAATATTTTGTCTTTCATGGACATTTCAAAAATGTGAGAATGGctgaaacaaaaaaaacctgTAGTAGGTGATCAGTCCCAGCATGATATAAGCTCAATATAGCAAACTTCAAAACGTCTAAAATGTTGTAGTCTGCTAACTCTCTAGGAGTACATTGGTCATGATCCGCCTAATTATCTTTGTAAACGAAGAGACTAAACAACCCAGCTAAAATGGTAAATAGCTATGAAAGAATCCAAATGGGATAAATGCTTTCTAAAAGTGCACAGCAGCTTATCTGCAGGTGATGTAACtcatatttacttatttttctaCTACTTTTTTGCTTCTGAATGTCTCAAGAAAAAACCGTACATGTTTCTTTAaccatctttctttctttcttattttttttgttggtttCTTTCCTCAGCTGGCAAGCTAATGTTTAACCAACTGCCCTTGATTGAGATTGATGGCCTCTGTCTGATCGAGTCTCAAGCTCAAGGAAATTATCTTGGACACAAGTATAACATGCTTGGGAAAACTGACCTGGAAAAAGGAAGGTAAGACACTGGACAGTGGACAGTGGACAGTGGTCAGTTAAAGCAGCTCTCCTGAGGATACACAAATAAGGAACTCATATATTTACATCAAGAATGTATAAATTTACATGTTGATGAAAGAAAACGATACTATATAGAGGGCATCAGTTTGTGTTAGAAACAATCAACATAGCAATCACATACAACATAATTTAGTGTACAAATTCTGTGTAGCTTTGAAATTGTGTCTAGCAGAATGCTATTATGGTCACTGTGCATAAAAGATACTACTCATCTTTGCATATGCATTTAACTATTTGACTAATTTGCATATGATCAGTAGCATGTTGTGATGAGACAATGGATAAATTAATCTCTGTCAACTGTTTGCCTAGAACAGTTCTGCAGCAGCACATTAAGATGTAGCCTTATTTGGATATTACGATTTCTTGATATCATAAACTTATTTCTCAAATCTCACTGTACCATTAAGTAATAATAGAATATCTAGACCATTAAGCTAGTTTACTTAAGTGAGAAATGAAGGAAAAGACACGTGTCCAAATGTTGTTTAACACAAGCTGTTGCTAGGGTAATTacaggtgaaaggtcatttgattcAATTGTGTTTACTTACAAGAGATGCAAATGTGACTTTCAACAATAACAATGTCAAAGAAAGCATGGAAACATGTTTGATATCCTGGTAAGAACTAGTGACTTACTAAGTTACTGATCAACTCAGGCCTGCTAACAGtaacaaaagaaaagcaataTTGAAAGTACTTAGTGTTTGGCATCTACTGGTTCAACTTTAATCTTGATAATTAGCAGTTTTCAATTTCTGAAAGCATACAATTTAATTcagttacagtatgttattTGGATATGAGTGCTGCTGTATATAGCATAACGTGTATGTCCATATACTCAAGGTTTCAGttcagatatatacatatatacaataaactTCAACATCCAGGAATTTGTTACTTCTCTGTTCAATTTTTATGGACTACCATTTTTCTTTGCAGAGTTCAGATGTTATTTGCTGGGTCAAATTCATTTAACGGTGTAAGCGGACCAAGCTGGTTTTTCATGCCAGCAGAAGCAAGAGCGGATGCAAAGAAGTCTGCAATCGAAAAAGCAAAGACCAGATATTTACCCGTGTTTGAAAAGGTAAAcacatttcttgattttcttgtcATTGTAATTAAAGTTGTATGGTACCACTTATGCATCAATTGCTGTTTGAATTGTTTGTAAAATGGAGGAGGGTGCTTATAGGTGCATAAATGATGCTATATTTTCCAAGGTCTAATAGCAATGCAACTTTTAAAGATCTAACGAACACCAATGAACAACATTGTCATAATCATTTTAAATAGGCAATAGAAATCATAAAGTAGCTTCATCTCCCAACAAATTCCATCAAagatttaccattttacaagtcttttctcaaTGCAGGGATGTGGCCACTGGGTTGTGCCCCAGGGAtgtgctgggcggcactgggcggccctgCCCAGCACTAAatattaccgcccagcactgtcttaaaaatcgtgaatcccgcccagcactattatCATCTAATATCCCCACATTCCTAACAttgtattcaacataaattgggccacATGTATCctcgttccccccccccccccccatttgtaGAAGTCACGTAAACACAGGTGCGGAGATATGGAGTAGGCATGGCTTTAATCTGCAGTATCACACTACACTAGCTTTGTATACAACTTGCCCTTGTCAATGTCAGGCTGGCAGTTGTAGCGCTAGTGCACCACGTACGTATATATGTCACCCCTcccctaagacccctcccccaggacaggGGATCAATGTACCCGGCGCTCAGGAagtcctgggcacatccctgggaATGAATGTAACATTTTGTCTGCCAGTGGGGAGATATCCCcctgattgtttttttttggggggggggaatggatgCACCCCTGGATGGCTCCATTAATAGTGGATCCGATTTGCACTATACAAGGATGATGGAACATTTCAAACAAGAAGAATCAATGTTGGtgtacaaaacattatttgCATGCATGTACAGGCATATGTATTAACTTCCCAGTTCGTACATGTAGTACCTTAGGTATGTTGTGTACCTAGTCACCATACCTAGCACCATTTTGTAATATCTCTGTGTTGCAATACTTCAGGTCACTCTCTTACACTCagctaataaatatatatcagcaGAGCCAGCCgttatggcaagccaaatgcccAATAGTTCAAGATTCCAACCAAATACTTGCTTTTTCAGTAGAAGTAGATATTCCATGCATGAGTAGGGACTGGATAATTGTGTCTATAAATTGGAATCTGTTATTCAGCTCTAACAGGCCATAAAATTTGTCTTTCAAGAACATCAGTGTATGATTTCAGAGCTGAACAATTGCAGGATAAGCGTCATTTCATAAGACATTGTTCTCACTTTAACCGTTATCTCTTCTTTACCATTTCAGGTCTTAACTGAGAATGGAACTGGTTTACTGGTTGGTAGTGAAGCTACAATTGCTGACTGTGCTTTGTTCAATACCCTGTCATTCATGAAGGAGATGTCAGAATACAATAATATTCTAGATGATTTCCCAAAATGCAAGGTAGGCACTTTAAGATGATCTGTGGCCTTTTTGTCTGGTATATTGTTGATTTTAAGACAAGAATTTTTCCTGTTAATGTTATTCTAAATGTTTGCCTGCAAGCAGTGCTTTGTGCAACTGTATCCAAATGATTTTCTGGTAACTGAAGTTGATATCCTAGCAAAATTGCCGAAAGTAGAGCTTTTTGCAGCAGGTATCATGAAGATATGAGTTTTCAtcttttgtgacattttgtAAACACATCTAGAACAGCAGAATAGATGATTTCATCAGGGTTCTTAAGCTGCAAATGTCTCTACTTTTCTTGATAGTTTGTTGATTATTTATACACAggggaaaataatatttctaataAAAGATATGTTGTGATCAAATTCTTTGTTTAGAGTACTTTGTCCTTTGAAATGGACTATGTTCTTTGAATTATGAACTTTGAACTATGTCCAAATAACAGCTAAAGCAAAACATTTCAATGTATCAGGTTTCCaggataaataaacaaacagttTTTAAAGCCTTAACATAAAAGCTGTTGATGAGCATTTGCGCAAATGACATACTATAGACCCCCTACTGGAGTAGTTGAAGTAGATCTGGAGTAGTTGAAGTTAAAGCCAGTCAAGATAGGTAAGATGCAATCAACCATATGTCAGAGTTAGGAgcatgatattgagatggggttttcaactagcagggtggaatattttcttcttcagtatTAAAGTTTCAAATTGTTTGTCCCAGCCTCACAGGAAATCCATTGACTTTTGCTTGGATAAATTGTGTTTGCATAAATTTAAACCCTCAAGTTCCTATAAATCCTAATATAGTTTAAAAGAGATATTTTTTGCCccctttttattttgtttttgatgtcCTTTATTTGCTTTTAAGGAACTGTGACCCACTGTGTGATATATGGAttataaaacaaaggaatacATTCCATCatcctacaacactgtgt from Apostichopus japonicus isolate 1M-3 chromosome 19, ASM3797524v1, whole genome shotgun sequence carries:
- the LOC139960213 gene encoding glutathione S-transferase A4-like, coding for MADKPKITYVRGRGRAEVSRLIFAVKDVETTEEHITTKEEFQKLKATGKLMFNQLPLIEIDGLCLIESQAQGNYLGHKYNMLGKTDLEKGRVQMLFAGSNSFNGVSGPSWFFMPAEARADAKKSAIEKAKTRYLPVFEKVLTENGTGLLVGSEATIADCALFNTLSFMKEMSEYNNILDDFPKCKAFLDTFSAIPGVKKYLESPRRFPIPDDAYAKEVIAALF